AGTGCGGCCCTCAGGCTGTCGGTGCGCATTCTCGCGTCTTTTCCGAGCCCAATAAACTGCTTCTTGCCCCAGAGATAAAGGAACTCTTTGCCCTTCTCAGGCCCTAGGAACTCATAAGCAGTCTCTATAGTAGCCCTTTCGCTGTCTTCGGTGATTATTTCCACCCTATCCCAGTCAAGCCACAGAGTTCCATCGGATTCTGCTCTAAGCCTCTTTTTGATACCTTCCAAGGTAGCGTATTCTTCAAGTACGAGTTTTATCCCCTCTGAAGACCTTACGTATGGAAAGATCAGGTTTGCAGTCTTTAGTGGCTGAATGGAGCGTGCTATGTGAATCCTTCCACGGGACACTTCAAAGACATAGTCAAATGGTATCAAAGTAGCAGCTAGATCAACTTTCTCAAACACATTCCCGCAGAGAGCGGCCATGGCGGTTACTCCAGTTGACTTCACGGAGTTTATCAGACGTACCAGCGTTTTTATGTAGCCCTTTGGATTGGGCTGGAGGGTGTACTGGGCCGTTAAATCATCCACAACAAGAACGTCAAAATCTCCTTTTGAGAGGCGATCCCTAATTACGGCCGTTGTGATTCCTATATCGAGGGGGTTGGAGAGGATGTTCTCACCCTGCTTCTGGTCGGGAGCGTAGAGGTTGGTGTACCCGTCCAGGATAACCAGAGAACCGTTCTCTATGAAGGGGAGGTAGTTGATCCCATTGTGCTCAGCTTCTTTGATGAGAGTGTCAGGTGCTTCTCTAAACGCTACTAGAAGGACTTTTTTCCCGTCTTTAAGAGCGTTTAGAGCGACCTGATGCATGAGAATTATGTTGTCGTATTCGAGTGAACCAACGAAGGCAACGGCGGAACTCTCTATTATGCCGCCGTCAAGGGCATCGTCAACCTGCCTTATTCCCGTCTTTAGCATTTTTCTCACCCTCGCGGAGTTTGTTTGTAGAACTTATAATCTTTTGGTTAACGCTTGAGACATTTTGGGAAAACTATCAAATTAAATTGGATAAAAAATTTCAAAGCTCAGGAGCGGCCAAGCTCATCATCCAACTCAGGTTAAGACTCCTCATCATAGCCCCGATATATCTCGAGGCTCCTTCTGGCTCTCGCCTTCGGAATCTGGTGGCCCATTATGGCCACGATTTCATCTGCCCTGGCCTTCCCGTGGTGGAGCATTTTTCTTTCCGTCTTTATCTTCTCCACCCTGAAGGTGTAGCCCCCGACCTCGATGACTTCCCCAACGACGAACTCCTCGCTCCTTGGTACCTTCACCTTAAAGGCCTGGGTGATGCCCTTTGGAAGGTAGATAGAGACCTTTATGACCTTCGGGTAAGTTAAGCTCTCGCCCCAGAGGGTCTTGACTTCTTCCACCTTAGCCTTGTTGACCCTCTTGTCCCCCTCCAGCTCTATCCCTGTTATTCTGACCTCATCGTCCTCCGTCTCGACGATGTCCCCCACTTTTATTTCTTCACCCTCCGGAAGCTCGGCTTCGCTCTTGAAGCTCCTCTCGTGCTTGCTGACAATGAGAGGAACCTTCCTGAACTTCGGAAGGGTAACGTGCCAGACGTGGCCGCAGTCGTTACAGCGAAGGGTAAGCTCTCTCCCCCTCTCCCTGATGACCTCAACGTTCTCGCTACCACATTCAGGACATACGAACAGCTCTTCCATTTCTCTCACCGGAATGGGAGAAGGGAAAACGGTTTATAAACCTGCCCCAAGGAGCCACTTCCAAAGGGGTATGAATTCAATATTCTTTCCATCAACGGTTTCCGCGGCCTCGTAATCCCACGTGATCGCCTTTAGATTCCCGCATCTAAGATGCCTGGAAGCAGAGATCAGAGCCTTTACTTCACGTCTCATCGTCTCTGGGTCGTCAACGCTCCAGCTGACCTGGATCAGCTCAGAAACCTTTGGCCCCCTCGAAACCACGAAGTCAACTTCTCCTTCACGTCCTTCCCAGTAATGAACCTCGATTAATGGGTCGGAGTAGTGCTTTCTCCTCAAGAGCTCAACAGCAACGATGTTCTCCAATCTGAAGCCGAAGTCCTCCACACCCAGAGCCTCCGCGAATCCAATATCAGCCAGATAGAGCTTTGGAGCGCTCCGAAGGGATTCAACGGTGTTGCCATGATACTTCCGAACGGGAACGACGAACCCGACGTCCTCAAGGTAGGAGAAGTACTCGTAGACGGTCGGCTTACTTAGTTTAACCCCCATGGATGACAGAAATCCGTGGAGCTTTCTAACCGAGGTTTTCCTGGCGAAGTTCCTTGTTATGACCCGTATTAGGGCCTTCATAGCGGAGCTTTTTTCAACACCATATCTCTCGATCAAGTCCTTGTAGACTATCAGGTCGAGGTACTCCTGGAGCGTTCTGATCTTGAGGAGGGG
This sequence is a window from Thermococcus kodakarensis KOD1. Protein-coding genes within it:
- a CDS encoding ATPase domain-containing protein, which codes for MLKTGIRQVDDALDGGIIESSAVAFVGSLEYDNIILMHQVALNALKDGKKVLLVAFREAPDTLIKEAEHNGINYLPFIENGSLVILDGYTNLYAPDQKQGENILSNPLDIGITTAVIRDRLSKGDFDVLVVDDLTAQYTLQPNPKGYIKTLVRLINSVKSTGVTAMAALCGNVFEKVDLAATLIPFDYVFEVSRGRIHIARSIQPLKTANLIFPYVRSSEGIKLVLEEYATLEGIKKRLRAESDGTLWLDWDRVEIITEDSERATIETAYEFLGPEKGKEFLYLWGKKQFIGLGKDARMRTDSLRAALEEIALLTRSSGGGTLEIVDIKDDLILITGKNLFPGGKGSSLPYHVHYAGSIAQFLTEFTGKRWEGKETKCEAMGADHCEFVFWPVE
- a CDS encoding HVO_0476 family zinc finger protein; amino-acid sequence: MEELFVCPECGSENVEVIRERGRELTLRCNDCGHVWHVTLPKFRKVPLIVSKHERSFKSEAELPEGEEIKVGDIVETEDDEVRITGIELEGDKRVNKAKVEEVKTLWGESLTYPKVIKVSIYLPKGITQAFKVKVPRSEEFVVGEVIEVGGYTFRVEKIKTERKMLHHGKARADEIVAIMGHQIPKARARRSLEIYRGYDEES
- a CDS encoding ATP-binding protein, whose protein sequence is MMREVLEEVIAEFWELGLPEVKERELALPTNLDTALSIFGLRRVGKTHFLYATMKRLMGSGLPFRRLFYVNFEDERLVGMTAKDLSSIVELYHKHNPGARVLYLFLDEVQAVEGWEKFVRRMVERGNARVFLTGSSSKLLSKEIATSLRGRTLSFQLFPLSFREFLEFKEFKLTSPLTEARRGRLFAFLDEYVRYGGFPGIVDYPPLLKIRTLQEYLDLIVYKDLIERYGVEKSSAMKALIRVITRNFARKTSVRKLHGFLSSMGVKLSKPTVYEYFSYLEDVGFVVPVRKYHGNTVESLRSAPKLYLADIGFAEALGVEDFGFRLENIVAVELLRRKHYSDPLIEVHYWEGREGEVDFVVSRGPKVSELIQVSWSVDDPETMRREVKALISASRHLRCGNLKAITWDYEAAETVDGKNIEFIPLWKWLLGAGL